The Mesotoga sp. BH458_6_3_2_1 genome has a window encoding:
- a CDS encoding DUF2877 domain-containing protein: MIHLYPFERSFDWNEEIGSLTVKRTYSTVVNLKSDSGRRCSLLLKTEDYLPRSALIEALPALEKGQEIVVNLKYVAEGFDPNCPIDSPKVKWKDLWLEWLGFLEQEELAVLLDKIDKPEKMIGLGPGSTPAGDDFVVGLIMAFKLTGNDSNEVEIDRNTLVGKTEWFSSEMIRDALDGKFWRRGIELAHALAGDDVAKILEKTGKILEWGHLSGKAWLAGLAYGLEQSGVY; the protein is encoded by the coding sequence ATGATCCATCTATATCCATTCGAGAGAAGTTTCGATTGGAATGAGGAGATCGGCAGTCTCACGGTCAAGCGCACTTATAGTACCGTAGTGAATCTGAAGAGTGATTCTGGAAGGAGATGCTCTCTTCTCCTGAAGACAGAGGATTACCTTCCCCGATCGGCATTGATCGAGGCCCTTCCAGCACTTGAGAAGGGTCAGGAGATTGTTGTTAATTTGAAGTACGTAGCAGAGGGGTTCGATCCAAATTGCCCTATAGATTCTCCAAAGGTTAAGTGGAAGGACCTGTGGTTGGAATGGTTGGGATTTTTGGAGCAAGAAGAACTTGCGGTTCTGCTCGATAAAATCGATAAGCCCGAGAAAATGATCGGTTTGGGGCCCGGTTCGACTCCGGCCGGTGACGACTTTGTTGTCGGCTTGATCATGGCTTTCAAACTCACCGGCAACGATAGCAATGAAGTGGAAATTGATCGCAATACACTTGTTGGGAAGACAGAATGGTTCTCATCCGAGATGATAAGAGATGCTCTCGATGGGAAGTTTTGGAGACGAGGGATTGAGCTGGCCCATGCTCTTGCAGGAGATGATGTTGCCAAGATCCTTGAGAAGACAGGAAAGATCTTGGAGTGGGGTCATCTGTCGGGAAAGGCCTGGCTTGCAGGATTAGCGTATGGTCTTGAACAGAGTGGAGTCTATTAG